In one window of Erythrolamprus reginae isolate rEryReg1 chromosome 1, rEryReg1.hap1, whole genome shotgun sequence DNA:
- the BMP4 gene encoding bone morphogenetic protein 4: protein MTPGSRMLMVILLCQVILGGSNRASLIPAETGKKKVAAGLHQQQQQQQRGGGGGGEGTSGTARRLFPNHELLRGFEATLLQMFGLRRRPQPSKTAVIPSYMMDLYRLQSGDEEENLQDLNLQYPEKSTSRANTVRSFHHEEHLEHMPSPWNQPTRFHFFFNLSSVPPTEPISSAELRLFRQQINDEEAVAAWEKGFHRINIYEVMKPLQGGDLVTRLLDTRLVHHNVSRWESFDVSPAVIRWTAGGQPNHGLAVEVVHLYPAQTHQGKHVRISRSLPQGDRLEDADWARLRPLLVTFSHDGRGQSLLIRRTKRSPKHAHQRPRKSKKNCRRHALYVDFSDVGWNDWIVAPPGYQAFYCHGDCPFPLADHLNSTNHAIVQTLVNSVNASIPKACCVPTELSAISMLYLDEYDKVVLKNYQEMVVEGCGCR from the exons ATGACGCCTGGTAGCCGAATGCTGATGGTCATTCTATTGTGCCAAGTGATCCTAGGAGGTTCCAACCGGGCCAGTTTGATACCTGCTGAGACTGGGAAGAAGAAGGTGGCTGCGGGTTTGcatcaacaacagcagcagcagcaacgaggaggaggaggaggaggagagggcacCTCGGGAACTGCACGCCGCCTGTTCCCAAACCATGAACTCTTGCGTGGGTTCGAGGCCACCCTCCTCCAGATGTTTGGGCTGCGCCGGCGGCCACAGCCCAGCAAAACAGCCGTCATCCCCTCTTACATGATGGATCTCTATCGCCTCCAGTCTGGGGACGAAGAGGAAAATCTCCAAGATCTCAACCTCCAATATCCCGAGAAATCCACCAGCCGCGCCAACACTGTGAGAAGCTTTCACCATGAAG aACACCTGGAACACATGCCCAGCCCATGGAACCAACCCACTCGCTTCCACTTCTTTTTCAACCTCAGCAGCGTGCCGCCCACCGAGCCCATCTCTTCTGCGGAGCTGAGACTTTTTCGACAGCAAATCAATGACGAGGAGGCCGTGGCGGCTTGGGAGAAAGGCTTCCACCGGATCAACATTTATGAGGTGATGAAGCCCCTGCAAGGGGGGGACTTGGTCACCAGACTGCTGGACACACGCCTGGTGCATCACAATGTGAGCCGCTGGGAAAGCTTTGACGTGAGTCCCGCAGTCATCCGATGGACCGCAGGTGGCCAGCCCAACCACGGGCTGGCGGTGGAAGTGGTCCACCTCTACCCCGCTCAGACTCACCAGGGCAAACATGTCCGGATTAGCCGCTCTTTACCTCAAGGAGACCGTCTGGAGGATGCTGATTGGGCTCGCCTCCGCCCTCTGCTGGTCACCTTCAGCCACGATGGCAGGGGCCAGTCTCTGCTCATCCGGAGGACCAAACGCAGCCCTAAGCATGCTCACCAGCGGCCGCGCAAGAGCAAGAAGAATTGCCGCCGCCATGCCCTCTATGTTGATTTCAGCGACGTGGGCTGGAATGACTGGATTGTGGCCCCGCCAGGCTACCAAGCGTTCTATTGCCACGGGGATTGCCCCTTCCCTTTGGCTGACCACCTCAACTCCACCAACCACGCCATCGTGCAGACTCTGGTGAACTCCGTCAACGCCAGCATTCCCAAAGCCTGCTGTGTCCCCACGGAGCTGAGCGCCATCTCAATGCTCTATTTGGACGAGTACGACAAAGTTGTTCTCAAGAACTACCAGGAAATGGTGGTAGAGGGATGCGGCTGTCGTTAA